In a genomic window of Thermodesulfobacteriota bacterium:
- a CDS encoding acyl-CoA dehydrogenase family protein, translated as MDFELTDEQQMFKDTIRDFGENEISPLVEDAENNEKFPVEIFPKLGEMGFLGISFPEEYGGVDLDKVTECIFAEEMGRINAGIAMCVNAHTSLSMIPILNFGNDAQKEKYLIPGIEGKIIGALGLTEPDAGSDARSIRATAVKKGDKYIINGTKTWITNGTMCDYVIVAAYTDKEKKGTGISLFIIDADAPGFTEKNKIHKLGHRSADTAELVFENCEVPEENLLVGEGGFNGAMATLLGARITHAAKSVGLAQAAFEFSLNYSKEREAFGRTISKFQAISFKLAQMATKIETARLLVYKAAWLYSNDKKALKEASMAKLYAAEVVQDVCTEAVQVLGGYGYGVEFPVERYYRDAKLASITEGTSEIQHVVISRELGI; from the coding sequence ATAGATTTTGAGCTCACTGATGAACAGCAGATGTTCAAAGATACTATAAGAGACTTTGGAGAAAATGAGATTTCTCCACTGGTTGAAGATGCGGAAAATAATGAGAAGTTTCCCGTAGAAATCTTTCCAAAACTTGGCGAGATGGGATTTTTGGGAATCTCATTTCCAGAAGAATATGGCGGCGTAGATTTAGACAAGGTTACAGAGTGCATATTTGCTGAAGAAATGGGACGAATAAACGCAGGGATTGCAATGTGCGTAAATGCCCATACAAGTCTTTCGATGATCCCCATACTTAACTTTGGTAATGATGCTCAGAAAGAAAAATATCTCATCCCTGGTATTGAAGGTAAGATAATTGGAGCTTTGGGTCTCACAGAGCCTGATGCAGGATCAGATGCAAGAAGCATCAGGGCAACGGCAGTCAAAAAAGGTGACAAGTATATTATAAACGGCACTAAAACATGGATAACAAACGGAACAATGTGCGACTATGTGATTGTTGCTGCTTATACTGATAAAGAAAAGAAAGGGACTGGAATCAGCTTGTTTATTATTGATGCCGATGCTCCTGGGTTTACAGAGAAGAATAAGATACATAAACTAGGCCACAGATCAGCAGATACCGCGGAGCTTGTGTTTGAGAACTGCGAAGTTCCAGAAGAAAACCTTTTAGTTGGAGAAGGCGGTTTTAACGGCGCTATGGCGACCCTTTTAGGAGCGCGTATCACTCACGCTGCAAAATCAGTAGGGCTTGCTCAAGCTGCATTTGAGTTTTCGCTAAACTATTCAAAAGAGCGTGAGGCTTTTGGAAGAACAATTTCAAAGTTTCAGGCTATCAGTTTTAAGCTTGCACAGATGGCAACTAAGATTGAAACAGCAAGGCTTCTAGTATACAAAGCAGCTTGGTTATACAGTAATGATAAGAAAGCTCTTAAAGAAGCTTCAATGGCTAAGCTTTATGCAGCCGAGGTCGTGCAGGATGTATGCACTGAGGCAGTTCAGGTACTTGGCGGATACGGATACGGTGTTGAATTTCCAGTTGAAAGATATTACAGAGACGCCAAGCTAGCGTCCATAACCGAAGGAACATCAGAAATTCAGCATGTAGTTATTTCAAGAGAGCTGGGTATCTAA
- a CDS encoding nitroreductase family protein — protein sequence MSELIVDGLPQASEVNPLDTFEAIGLRRSIRWYEPNKPVERWKIQAMLEAARVAPSAGNFNGQRAIVVYRDEDPEIWEFISDWSQITTQMAPILIFWCYEMSAYDVQGQQLHDLMRTGGLDAAHGWEYERVNRLFPLPAILPDIILHRLACIDLGNAIQNAILVASSLGLGTCLNGASGGARRNVKDKFNLGPSYVFCWLMTVGYPSENLDGGGTRGRPPFETMFFKSKVGQPFERDAATLELLKELKLIQAPGPLPGRLEEINKLTIRFGLGKESLTNWKFAPSMLDDPVNAGDTKLELLPQDEVDASAEGAVEGDFKLTPTVKREVLDNYRKEKGIKETD from the coding sequence ATGAGTGAACTTATTGTTGATGGTCTTCCTCAAGCAAGCGAAGTTAATCCGCTCGATACTTTTGAGGCTATCGGTTTGAGAAGATCTATTAGATGGTATGAACCAAATAAGCCTGTTGAGAGATGGAAAATTCAGGCTATGCTAGAGGCTGCAAGAGTTGCACCTTCAGCAGGTAACTTCAATGGACAAAGAGCTATTGTAGTTTATAGAGACGAAGACCCTGAGATTTGGGAGTTTATCTCTGACTGGAGTCAGATTACAACACAGATGGCTCCGATTCTTATTTTCTGGTGTTATGAAATGTCAGCTTATGACGTGCAAGGACAGCAGCTGCACGATCTTATGAGAACTGGCGGATTAGATGCTGCGCATGGTTGGGAGTATGAGAGGGTTAACAGACTATTCCCGCTTCCAGCAATTCTTCCTGATATTATTCTTCATAGACTCGCTTGCATTGACCTAGGTAACGCAATTCAAAATGCAATCCTTGTTGCAAGCTCACTTGGTTTAGGCACATGCTTAAACGGAGCTAGCGGAGGAGCTAGAAGAAATGTTAAAGATAAATTTAACCTTGGACCTTCATATGTGTTCTGCTGGCTAATGACTGTTGGCTATCCATCAGAGAACCTAGATGGTGGTGGTACAAGAGGAAGACCTCCTTTTGAAACCATGTTTTTTAAGAGTAAAGTTGGACAGCCTTTTGAAAGAGACGCTGCTACACTTGAACTCTTAAAAGAATTAAAACTCATTCAAGCTCCAGGACCACTACCTGGAAGACTCGAAGAGATTAACAAACTCACAATCAGATTCGGACTTGGAAAAGAATCTCTTACAAACTGGAAATTTGCTCCTTCAATGTTGGATGATCCAGTTAACGCTGGTGATACTAAGCTTGAATTGTTACCTCAAGATGAGGTTGATGCTTCAGCAGAAGGTGCAGTAGAAGGTGACTTCAAATTAACACCTACTGTTAAGAGAGAAGTTCTCGACAACTACAGAAAAGAAAAAGGTATCAAAGAGACAGACTAA